GAGTATACAGGTACTTCAGAAAGTTTTTTTCTTTTTCCCCCTCCACTCCTTCTTTTTTACAGATAAGCAATGCAAAATCACTCATATCATTGACCCTATTCCCAATATGCATTTCGAAAGAAAAATGCAGCCGATACAGTTGTTTTTCATATATAAATACATATTTAGCTGGTAAATAAAATATTACACGAAATAAAAAAGAGGGAATCGGATTAATCCAACTCCCTCAATTAGTACAAATTATTAATAGTTATGAAGAACGGTCATTTTCTTTCAGAATAACGTCATGGGCACCACCCTCGATTATGCTTGTTGCAGACACCAGGGTCATTCTGGCTTCCTTCTGTAATTGTTCAATCGTTCTTGCACCACATGTACACATGGTGGACTTAATCTTACTTACAGAAATATCAAGGTTATCTTTCAGTTTACCCGCATATGGAACATAGGAATCAACACCTTCTTCAAACGATAACTTTTGATCTCCTCCCATATCATACCTCTGCCAGTTACGTGCTCTGTTTGACCCTTCTCCCCAGTATTCCTTTACGAAATTTCCGCCTATTTTCAGTTTCCTAGTAGGGCTCTCGTCAAATCTTGCAAAATACCTGCCCAGCATTACGAAATTTGCTCCCATTGCTAAAGCCAGTACCATATGATAATCGTGTACTATACCTCCATCCGAGCATATAGGTACATATACACCGGTTTTTTCAAAATATTCGTCCCTTGCTTTTGCCACTTCAATAATAGCCGTTGCCTGGCCTCTTCCTATACCTTTCTGTTCTCTGGTTATACAGATGGACCCACCGCCGATACCAACCTTTACGAAATCTGCACCGCCTTCTACAAGATATATGAAGCCTTCCTTATCAACAACATTTCCACCGCCAACTTTTACAGATCCATTGTATTCTCTCTTTATCCATTCAATTGTTTCTCTCTGATATTCAGTATACCCGTCGGAGGAATCAACACAAAGTATATCTGCACCTGCTTCAACCAATGCAGGTACTCTTTCGGCATAATCCTTGGTGTTTATACCCGCACCTGCAACTAACTGCTTATTGCTGTCCAGAAGTTCAAGAGGATTTTCCTTATGGCTATCATAGTCTTTTCGGAAAACCATATAAACCAGATTCTGGTTCTTGTCTATAATCGGCAGACAGTTAAGTTTATGGTCCCATATCATATCGTTTGCTTCCTTGAGAGTAATACCTTCCTTCCCATAAACAAGTGAAGAAAACGGCGTCATAAACTCTTTTACCTTTGTATCCGTATGAGTTCTGCTCAGTCTGTAGTCTCTACTTGTAACTATACCCAGCAGTTTTCCTGTTGGTGCACCGTTTTCGGTAATAGCAATTGTAGAATGTCCGGTTCTTTCTTTTAATTCAATGACACTCCTTAAAGTATCTTCAGGCTTGAGATTTGAATCACTGACAACAAATCCCGATTTATGTTTTTTTACCTTGCGCACCATCTCTGCCTGCTGCTGTACAGCCTGAGACTGGTAAATAAAAGAAACCCCCCCGCACCTAGCCAATGCAATAGCCATGTTATGATCAGAAACCGACTGCATTATTGCTGATGCAAATGGCAGATTGATCTCAAGAGGTGACTTTTCTCCCTTATTGTACTTTACTATAGGAGTTTTTAAAGAAACTGTCGCCGGAGTACAATCTTTTCTAGTCAAATTTGGTATTAGCAGATATTCGTTAAATGTTCTCGATGGTTCATTATAGTAAAAAGCCATTTTCCAATTCCTCCCTTTTAAACTTTGATTTTAATGGTTGTATATAATGTCAATTATTTACAGGCATTTTAATACAAAAATGCACCTGGTCTTACGTCCAGCTGCTTATTAGTATATTGTACTATTCTATTTGTATAATGTATACCAAAATCGATAATTTATAGAACATTTTATACTATCAAAATGCCTCTGTCAAATACTTTTAATCCAACTGGTTATATACATACTTTTTATCCCTGTTTATACTTGACCATTGTTCATAACTACTTATTTCTTTCAGATTGGTTTTTAGCACCTGCCAAACCTCAGGTGTCTCGTTGTTTTTACTCCATGCTGCTGCACCTGCCAACCTGTATTTCAGTACAAGAGAGGATTTTAGGTTAATAGAATCTTCGTTTTCATACCATATTTTGAAAACTGCGCCATCTTTTGAATATTCGGCATAGTATTGTCCGCTTTTTTCATCCCAAAGCACTTTTTCTGCATAGTCATCTATTGAAGCTTTCGCTTTTTTCATCGATAAACCTGTCGAACCCGATACTTTTACCTTCCCATCAGTGCCTTTCTCTTCTTTCCACAACCGCGTATAAAACGGCATTCCCAGGATGAGCTTTTCAGCAGGTACAAATTTCAGAGTTTTATTGATATTTTCTTCCACCCATGATACTTCTGCCACAGAACCTGCT
The DNA window shown above is from Clostridia bacterium and carries:
- a CDS encoding IMP dehydrogenase, which gives rise to MAFYYNEPSRTFNEYLLIPNLTRKDCTPATVSLKTPIVKYNKGEKSPLEINLPFASAIMQSVSDHNMAIALARCGGVSFIYQSQAVQQQAEMVRKVKKHKSGFVVSDSNLKPEDTLRSVIELKERTGHSTIAITENGAPTGKLLGIVTSRDYRLSRTHTDTKVKEFMTPFSSLVYGKEGITLKEANDMIWDHKLNCLPIIDKNQNLVYMVFRKDYDSHKENPLELLDSNKQLVAGAGINTKDYAERVPALVEAGADILCVDSSDGYTEYQRETIEWIKREYNGSVKVGGGNVVDKEGFIYLVEGGADFVKVGIGGGSICITREQKGIGRGQATAIIEVAKARDEYFEKTGVYVPICSDGGIVHDYHMVLALAMGANFVMLGRYFARFDESPTRKLKIGGNFVKEYWGEGSNRARNWQRYDMGGDQKLSFEEGVDSYVPYAGKLKDNLDISVSKIKSTMCTCGARTIEQLQKEARMTLVSATSIIEGGAHDVILKENDRSS